The genomic window CGGATAGCTTCTGAAAAGCTGGAATCTCTCCTGTCCCGCATGAGAAACGCTGACCGGGTCAGGTATACATTCTTTGGAGTATGCTTTGGATTAAGCTTCCCTTTGATCTCCACTTTAATTGACCTGCACGTAAGGAACCTGGATTTTACCTTTGTAAATCTGCGTACCGTTCAGGAGGAGCAACCCCTGCATTGGATTATTAATACGGCTCCGTTTTTCCTCGGCATCTTCGCTTTTTTTATTGGGGTAAAGCAGGAAAATGTTCGCAGGGCAAATACCAAACTTTTGAAGGTGCTGGAAAATACGCTGCCCAGGGAAGTCGCCACTGAAATATTGAAGAAGGGTTTCGTGACACCCAAATATTATGAGCACGTAACGGTGATGTTTGTGGATATAAAAGGCTTTACGCTGATGGCTGCCGAGACAAGTCCCAAGCAGGTGGTAAAGGACCTTGATACATATTTCAGCATGTTCGATGAAATTGTGGCTAAATACAATGTGGAAAAGATCAAGACCATTGGCGATGCTTTTATGGCTGCCGGGGGGCTGCCCGTACCCGGGCGAACCAATACCACAGAGGTAGTGCAGGCCGGAATTGAAATAAGGAACCAGACGGTAGCGCTGAACGAGCAACGAAGGAAGAATGGCGAGCGCACGTATGATGTACGGGTGGGAATTCATGCAG from Bacteroidia bacterium includes these protein-coding regions:
- a CDS encoding adenylate/guanylate cyclase domain-containing protein, with protein sequence MNKIIRIASEKLESLLSRMRNADRVRYTFFGVCFGLSFPLISTLIDLHVRNLDFTFVNLRTVQEEQPLHWIINTAPFFLGIFAFFIGVKQENVRRANTKLLKVLENTLPREVATEILKKGFVTPKYYEHVTVMFVDIKGFTLMAAETSPKQVVKDLDTYFSMFDEIVAKYNVEKIKTIGDAFMAAGGLPVPGRTNTTEVVQAGIEIRNQTVALNEQRRKNGERTYDVRVGIHAGPVVAGVVGKNRLAYDVWGDTVNTAARIQSNGEVLKVNISETIFNLVRYDFNCNFNGQIEAKGKGLLNFYTAESKDRAIIGFAPKQSIPKHA